Proteins from a single region of Rhipicephalus sanguineus isolate Rsan-2018 chromosome 5, BIME_Rsan_1.4, whole genome shotgun sequence:
- the LOC125758545 gene encoding beta-mannosidase-like codes for MQVFENRLKPLVDENVCDDERCFLWCTLRDSSGNLLAPASFVWPSTPYLSKHKKATVTIVSVSGPGRLSFGRSRKIFKVHLRAKKIALYVWLEAPGVQGYFQKNGFIMTDRNLVIEFKTTADVSAKKLQEIMNVTSLTDYTKLSR; via the exons ATGCAAGTGTTCGAGAACAGGCTGAAGCCGTTAGTCGACGAGAACGTGTGCGACGACGAACGCTGCTTCCTGTGGTGCACGCTACGGGACAGCAGTGGTAATCTGCTGGCTCCCGCGTCGTTTGTCTGGCCCTCCACGCCTTACCTGTCCAAGCACAAGAAGGCGACGGTCACG ATCGTATCCGTCTCGGGTCCTGGCCGCCTGTCGTTTGGACGGTCGCGGAAGATCTTCAAGGTGCATTTGAGAGCCAAGAAGATTGCCCTGTACGTTTGGCTGGAAGCGCCCGGCGTTCAGGGCTATTTCCAGAAAAACGGCTTCATCATGACGGACCGAAACCTGGTCATCGAATTCAAGACGACCGCTGACGTGAGTGCCAAGAAGCTGCAGGAGATCATGAACGTGACCTCGCTCACCGACTACACAAAGCTAAGCCGCTGA